One window of Mediterraneibacter gnavus ATCC 29149 genomic DNA carries:
- a CDS encoding ABC transporter permease, translated as MFNQIRAEFYKLFHTKALYLTFALILAVFGIFSIGGQQQFVVSSSSLDGTWKIGETVGFLARAYSDTAHPMIEEIIRTATSYTVFFWLIVLIFSVIFFSREYTDSTIKIAIASGQSRIKFFVAKYIVITITSIFLYFSFIMIAFIIECAKFNVPIQLFPMLKIAGLNCMVMGAFIGITLMLCVIFKHTAIVVGAMSLFTFSGPLIYMMTWDNMSVQSWRVLTYLKINPMYYWMNTCSYNMINHLEINILTYFVGTVIITFLVSALILRKQEIR; from the coding sequence ATGTTTAATCAAATAAGAGCAGAATTTTATAAATTATTTCATACAAAGGCATTATACTTAACCTTTGCTTTGATTTTAGCGGTCTTTGGAATTTTCTCCATAGGCGGTCAGCAACAATTTGTGGTATCAAGTTCAAGTTTAGACGGAACATGGAAAATAGGAGAAACGGTTGGATTTCTTGCACGTGCTTATAGCGATACAGCACACCCAATGATTGAAGAAATAATAAGGACAGCCACATCTTATACGGTATTTTTCTGGCTGATTGTTCTTATATTTTCTGTCATTTTCTTTTCAAGAGAATATACGGATTCAACAATTAAAATTGCGATTGCAAGCGGACAAAGCCGAATTAAGTTTTTTGTTGCGAAATATATTGTGATTACGATTACCAGTATATTTCTATACTTTTCATTTATTATGATTGCATTTATAATAGAATGTGCGAAATTTAATGTTCCAATACAACTGTTTCCAATGCTGAAAATTGCAGGACTAAATTGTATGGTTATGGGAGCATTTATCGGAATCACACTTATGTTATGTGTAATATTCAAACATACGGCAATCGTTGTAGGTGCTATGTCATTGTTTACATTTAGTGGACCGCTTATCTATATGATGACATGGGATAATATGTCGGTTCAGTCATGGAGAGTTCTAACCTACTTAAAAATAAATCCTATGTACTACTGGATGAATACTTGTTCTTACAATATGATAAATCATTTAGAAATCAATATTCTGACTTATTTTGTAGGAACTGTAATTATTACATTTCTTGTTTCAG
- a CDS encoding ABC transporter ATP-binding protein, which yields MKKFICETKNLSKKYKDFYALKNVNLTIPKGEIYGLVGENGAGKTTLIRLLTGLNFKSEGEIILFGHTDNLQYERAKIGCTIEMPALYKDMTASQNLEVQRIQRGIPNKKCIADTLELIGLSNAGKKRVANFSLGMKQRLALGVALLGEPEFLILDEPVNGLDPTGIIELRELLKKLVKEREVTILISSHILSELHQLADCYGFLHEGELLKQISAEKLNEECKRHICLRTDNIQKTTLLLEQKGKINNYSVYPDNSIRIYECLENVRMISKLLSSNGVIIDEISVQGENLETYFENLIGGRKNV from the coding sequence ATGAAAAAATTTATATGCGAAACAAAAAATCTAAGCAAAAAATATAAAGATTTCTATGCCTTAAAGAATGTGAACTTAACTATTCCAAAAGGAGAAATCTACGGTCTTGTAGGCGAAAATGGGGCAGGAAAAACAACTTTAATCCGATTATTAACGGGACTTAATTTTAAGAGCGAGGGAGAAATAATCCTGTTTGGACATACGGATAATCTACAATATGAAAGGGCAAAAATCGGTTGCACGATTGAAATGCCAGCATTATACAAGGATATGACGGCTTCACAAAATTTGGAAGTACAAAGGATACAGCGTGGGATTCCAAACAAAAAGTGTATTGCCGATACTTTAGAGTTGATAGGTTTATCCAATGCTGGCAAAAAAAGAGTGGCAAACTTTTCTTTAGGAATGAAACAAAGGCTTGCTTTAGGTGTTGCATTATTAGGTGAGCCAGAATTTTTAATTTTGGACGAACCCGTCAACGGACTTGACCCAACAGGAATTATTGAATTAAGAGAACTTCTTAAAAAACTAGTAAAAGAACGAGAGGTAACGATTTTAATATCCAGCCATATATTAAGTGAATTACATCAGCTTGCTGACTGTTATGGATTTCTTCATGAAGGAGAACTTTTGAAACAAATTTCTGCTGAAAAATTAAACGAAGAATGTAAACGCCATATTTGTTTAAGGACAGATAATATCCAAAAAACCACTCTTTTATTAGAGCAAAAGGGAAAAATTAACAATTACTCCGTTTACCCTGATAATTCTATTCGTATATACGAGTGCTTAGAGAATGTAAGAATGATTTCTAAATTGCTATCCAGTAATGGAGTTATTATTGATGAAATTTCTGTGCAAGGAGAAAATTTGGAAACATATTTTGAAAATCTAATAGGGGGACGAAAAAATGTTTAA